A region from the Vicia villosa cultivar HV-30 ecotype Madison, WI linkage group LG3, Vvil1.0, whole genome shotgun sequence genome encodes:
- the LOC131656704 gene encoding uncharacterized protein LOC131656704, producing the protein MYVDPVSWIPPIENDNNITNDDDNIGKDGENSNESNNNGGCDEKNDVKQNDDGSIIITPSKEIACLSTASTRKKRTPKAIPKEFVDNWEVIEKPRNDGIKVDKSYRHKKKGFTCRSIIEVEKYEKNGKRPSRKRKTTEKVEKHEKDGTRPSHKRKTTEKGKEIINAEKEEGEEKASQNKMEEAEINRIRVEKFLAEAHYNLLHWFDS; encoded by the exons ATGTATGTTGATCCGGTATCATGGATACCACCCATTGAAAATGATAATAACATTACTAATGATGATGATAACATTGGTAAGGATGGTGAAAATTCTAATGAATCTAATAATAATGGTGGCTGTGATGAGAAAAATGATGTTAAGCAAAACGATGATGGTTCCATTATCATTACTCCATCAAAGGAG ATTGCATGCTTATCTACTGCATCAACAAGAAAAAAAAGAACTCCTAAAGCTATTCCAAAAGAATTTGTTGATAATTGGGAAGTTATAGAGAAACCTCGAAACGATGGAATTAAGGTTGATAAG TCATATCGTCATAAGAAAAAAGGTTTTACTTGTCGATCTATTATAGaagttgaaaaatatgaaaagaatGGAAAACGTCCAAGTCGCAAAAGAAAAACTACAGAAAAAGTTGAAAAGCATGAGAAGGATGGAACACGTCCAAGTCACAAAAGAAAAACtacagaaaaaggaaaagaaattattAATGCTGAAAAAGAAGAAGGCGAG GAAAAAGCTTCCCAGAACAAAATGGAAGAAGCAGAAATTAATCGAATTCGCGTTGAAAAATTTCTTGCAGAAGCTCACTACAATTTACTTCATTGGTTTGACTCTTAA